A single Paenibacillus sp. FSL R5-0517 DNA region contains:
- a CDS encoding EamA family transporter — MVGIAFTVMCLIFGTTFLAIKIGVEAGMPPFLSAGLRFVIAGALMFAWMRMKGKVSWSLLFRKEMLLTGAGLTFGTFATLYWAEQHVSSGVGAILSATGPLMIMLMQTALLRQKTSARMMVGCLIGFTGVVLVVLPGVSLGAGSLFMWGCIAVLVGEVCYSAGALYSKKVIHQFKEASPVAINAVQMMYGGLLLTLLSAGTESWNMSVLDWVPAVSSVIYLTVIGSMVGHSLFYWIMSRTNPLFPATWLYISPPIAVGLGAVVYGEHVSWITWIGVVLVVSGLLAMNEKVSGWLKKGKRARVTVQASETVLK, encoded by the coding sequence ATGGTGGGGATTGCATTTACGGTTATGTGTCTTATTTTCGGTACAACGTTTCTGGCTATTAAAATTGGAGTGGAGGCAGGCATGCCGCCTTTTCTGTCAGCTGGACTGCGATTTGTAATCGCGGGAGCGCTGATGTTTGCATGGATGAGGATGAAGGGCAAGGTGAGCTGGTCCCTGCTGTTCCGCAAGGAGATGCTGCTGACGGGAGCAGGTCTGACATTCGGCACCTTTGCCACATTATATTGGGCTGAACAGCATGTGAGTTCGGGTGTGGGTGCCATTCTGTCAGCGACAGGGCCGCTGATGATTATGTTGATGCAGACGGCGCTGTTGCGGCAAAAAACATCTGCCCGTATGATGGTAGGCTGCCTAATCGGGTTCACGGGTGTGGTTCTGGTTGTGCTGCCAGGTGTATCGCTTGGTGCAGGTTCCCTGTTCATGTGGGGCTGTATTGCGGTATTGGTGGGGGAAGTCTGTTATTCGGCAGGTGCATTGTACTCCAAAAAGGTCATTCATCAGTTCAAGGAGGCTAGTCCTGTAGCGATTAATGCGGTGCAGATGATGTATGGGGGATTGCTGCTGACTCTGCTCTCTGCTGGAACGGAATCGTGGAATATGTCTGTTCTGGATTGGGTGCCTGCAGTCTCGTCGGTCATCTATCTGACGGTCATTGGCTCGATGGTGGGGCATAGTCTGTTCTACTGGATTATGTCGCGTACCAATCCGTTATTCCCGGCAACCTGGTTATACATCTCACCGCCCATCGCCGTTGGGCTTGGCGCTGTTGTCTATGGTGAGCATGTCAGCTGGATTACGTGGATCGGTGTGGTGCTGGTCGTTTCAGGTCTGCTGGCGATGAATGAGAAGGTGAGCGGCTGGTTGAAAAAAGGAAAGCGTGCGAGGGTGACAGTGCAGGCTTCCGAAACTGTTTTAAAGTAG
- a CDS encoding TetR/AcrR family transcriptional regulator: MKMIGKKVDLRVTRTHKLLTMALLDLLCEKGQLFSNITINEICDKAMVHRTTFYKHFKDKFALLSSTLTWVLRDYLQMNVEDRLQQPLQSVSKILFGNVLETIVQNQQKDGSFNNFFIHFIGEIFRRDFLELKRRGKQFSLPIELVAEFHSGVIRLLVTWWIQHFEENVTAEQMDEYYYQLVNENIMLE, encoded by the coding sequence ATGAAAATGATTGGTAAAAAGGTGGATTTGAGAGTTACCCGAACTCATAAATTGTTAACAATGGCGCTACTCGATCTGTTATGCGAGAAAGGCCAGCTATTCAGCAACATCACGATTAATGAAATATGTGACAAAGCTATGGTTCACCGGACCACGTTTTACAAACATTTTAAGGATAAATTTGCTCTACTGTCCTCCACCCTAACTTGGGTCCTTCGGGATTATTTACAAATGAATGTAGAAGATCGACTACAGCAGCCTTTGCAAAGCGTATCTAAAATTTTGTTTGGCAATGTACTGGAGACCATCGTGCAGAACCAACAAAAGGATGGGAGCTTTAACAACTTTTTCATACATTTTATCGGAGAGATATTCAGAAGAGATTTTCTGGAATTGAAGAGAAGAGGTAAACAATTTTCACTTCCCATAGAACTGGTAGCCGAGTTTCACTCGGGGGTAATTCGTTTACTTGTGACGTGGTGGATACAACATTTCGAAGAAAATGTTACAGCAGAACAAATGGATGAATACTACTACCAACTGGTTAACGAGAACATTATGTTGGAATAA
- a CDS encoding FAD-dependent monooxygenase translates to MSDMKKAVVIGAGIAGLITARMLSDYYDEVCIIERDELPSEPANRQGVPQSFHPHRVLPRGGLILEHYFPGYNDELVALGAIPSQEEKVVIANRYGTLVNKANAASSFKIASSSRALLEWVLRQRVRNIDHISFLTNTEVTGLMASEDQRSITGVYTKERGRDHQEEMLAADMVIDAAGRSSKLIRWLGKIGLSVPEPEVLKVSLGYSTRYYKIPPSIQNNWATVITESDPAQGMRAGMLWRIENDIAGLLLFNAGGDEYPSTHPDEFQEQIKLLFASDDNVALIDQLEPFQGPRGYRISESVRQHFELMENWPSGLLVLGDAFCSFDPIHGQGMTVAAIEAETIGKCLDEQRMHPEPQFERQVLHRMQQAIEPAWWLSSVADLRWKGVVHIGPSRMKGVAFAQKYINLFNKQAMKKASQENNKHLFILQFLMNALILPPREFFKADVLNMILNDNGSEEELELRAELGVQDPERFQQRIDELLPSFQLEPDGRIKKLLESIQHALSK, encoded by the coding sequence ATGTCCGACATGAAAAAAGCTGTAGTAATTGGGGCAGGTATTGCAGGGTTAATCACTGCAAGGATGTTATCTGATTATTATGATGAAGTATGTATCATTGAGCGAGATGAATTGCCTTCTGAGCCGGCGAATCGGCAGGGTGTGCCTCAATCCTTTCATCCACATCGTGTATTACCGCGCGGCGGACTCATTTTGGAACATTACTTTCCCGGATACAATGATGAATTGGTCGCACTTGGCGCCATTCCTTCACAGGAAGAGAAAGTTGTGATTGCCAATCGCTACGGTACATTGGTGAATAAGGCGAATGCTGCTTCCTCATTCAAAATTGCATCGAGCAGTAGAGCCTTGCTGGAATGGGTACTGCGTCAGCGAGTCCGGAACATAGATCATATAAGCTTTTTAACGAATACAGAAGTTACGGGATTAATGGCATCAGAAGATCAGCGTTCCATTACAGGTGTGTATACCAAAGAAAGAGGCCGGGATCATCAGGAAGAAATGCTTGCAGCGGATATGGTTATAGATGCTGCGGGACGTTCTTCCAAATTAATCAGATGGCTTGGTAAGATAGGGCTGTCCGTGCCTGAGCCGGAAGTACTAAAGGTGTCTCTTGGTTACAGCACTCGCTATTATAAGATACCACCCTCTATTCAAAATAACTGGGCAACGGTCATAACAGAGTCCGATCCTGCGCAAGGAATGCGTGCAGGCATGTTGTGGCGCATTGAAAATGATATCGCTGGACTATTACTGTTTAACGCAGGAGGAGATGAATATCCTTCAACCCATCCAGATGAATTCCAAGAACAAATCAAGCTTCTGTTTGCTTCGGATGATAACGTAGCGTTGATAGACCAGCTGGAGCCTTTTCAAGGACCGCGGGGATACCGTATTTCCGAATCTGTCCGTCAACATTTTGAACTCATGGAGAATTGGCCCTCCGGATTACTCGTACTTGGCGATGCATTTTGCAGCTTCGATCCGATCCATGGCCAAGGCATGACGGTCGCTGCAATTGAAGCCGAGACCATAGGGAAATGTTTGGATGAGCAGCGAATGCACCCTGAGCCACAGTTTGAACGCCAAGTACTGCATCGTATGCAGCAGGCCATTGAACCGGCCTGGTGGCTTAGTTCTGTGGCTGATCTGCGTTGGAAAGGGGTCGTACATATCGGGCCTTCTCGAATGAAAGGGGTCGCCTTTGCGCAGAAATATATCAATTTGTTCAACAAGCAGGCCATGAAAAAGGCGAGTCAGGAAAACAATAAGCATCTCTTTATTTTGCAGTTCCTGATGAATGCTTTAATTCTTCCGCCAAGAGAATTTTTTAAAGCGGACGTTCTGAATATGATCCTGAATGATAACGGTTCCGAAGAAGAATTGGAGTTAAGAGCAGAGCTTGGTGTACAGGATCCTGAGCGGTTTCAGCAAAGAATTGATGAGCTCCTTCCGTCTTTTCAGTTGGAGCCTGATGGCCGAATCAAGAAACTGCTGGAGTCTATTCAACATGCCTTGAGCAAGTAA
- a CDS encoding EamA family transporter: MYGGLLLTLLSARTESWNMSVLDWVHWVPAVSSVIYLTVIGSMVGHSLFYWIMSRTNLLFPATWLYISPPIAVGLGAVVYGEHVSWITWIGVVLVVSGLLEMNEKVSGWLKKKEKMGLKFPKSIN, translated from the coding sequence ATGTACGGGGGATTGCTGCTAACGCTGCTCTCTGCTAGAACGGAATCGTGGAATATGTCTGTTCTGGACTGGGTGCACTGGGTGCCTGCTGTCTCGTCGGTGATCTATCTGACGGTCATCGGCTCGATGGTGGGGCATAGTCTGTTCTACTGGATTATGTCGCGTACCAATCTGTTATTCCCGGCAACCTGGTTATACATCTCACCGCCCATCGCCGTTGGGCTTGGCGCTGTTGTCTATGGTGAGCATGTCAGCTGGATTACGTGGATCGGTGTGGTGCTGGTCGTTTCAGGTCTGCTGGAGATGAATGAAAAGGTGAGCGGCTGGTTGAAGAAAAAGGAAAAAATGGGGTTAAAGTTTCCT